One window of the Eucalyptus grandis isolate ANBG69807.140 chromosome 8, ASM1654582v1, whole genome shotgun sequence genome contains the following:
- the LOC104456525 gene encoding oleoyl-acyl carrier protein thioesterase 1, chloroplastic, with the protein MKLAASETNRSLSTSPAHAHDMLKFSWNTTDHVKALAPCRFLHAPKPRLLPSGRRAVAAAVISCYPASKAPTLAVVSDGSARVEPGSGSLANRLRLGSLTEDGLSYKERFMVRCYEVGINKTATVETMANLLQEVACNHVQSLGFSTDGFGTSSTMRKMNLVWVTARMHIEIYKYPAWNDVVEIETWFHKDGIGTRQDWILKDYANGQVIGRATSKRVMMNQATRRLEKVNDAIRDEYLIFCQRESRLVFPEKNNGSLKKIDKLEDPAQYSRLGLVPRRADLDMNQHVNNVTYIGWVLESVPQEIIDSYELQTITLDYRRECRHDNVVDSLSSHEPDENLEAISQLNGTNGSAASPATVDYRQFLHLLRLSGDGLEINRGRTQWRKKPMR; encoded by the exons ATGAAACTTGCCGCTTCGGAAACCAACAGAAGCCTCTCCACATCACCCGCGCACGCTCACGACATGTTGAAGTTCTCCTGGAACACCACGGACCATGTCAAAGCCCTGGCCCCATGCAGATTCCTCCACGCGCCGAAGCCCAGGCTCCTCCCTTCCGGGCGGAGGGCCGTCGCTGCCGCTGTCATCTCTTGCTATCCGGCAAGCAAAGCCCCGACCCTGGCGGTCGTCTCGGACGGGTCGGCCCGGGTTGAGCCCGGGTCGGGCAGCTTGGCCAACCGGCTTAGGTTGGGCAGCTTGACGGAGGACGGGCTGTCGTACAAGGAGAGGTTTATGGTGAGGTGCTATGAGGTGGGAATCAACAAGACGGCCACCGTCGAGACCATGGCCAATCTGTTGCAG GAGGTTGCGTGTAATCATGTTCAGAGTCTTGGATTTTCGACCGATGGATTTGGGACGAGCTCTACGATGCGGAAAATGAATCTCGTATGGGTAACTGCCCGCATGCATATTGAAATATACAAATACCCAGCCTG GAATGATGTGGTGGAAATAGAAACGTGGTTTCATAAAGACGGGATCGGAACTAGACAAGACTGGATACTCAAGGACTATGCAAATGGTCAAGTTATTGGAAGAGCTACTAG CAAGCGGGTCATGATGAATCAGGCAACTAGAAGACTTGAGAAGGTCAACGATGCTATTCGTGATGAGTATCTGATTTTCTGTCAGCGAGAATCAAG ACTAGTGTTCCCAGAGAAGAACAATGGCagcttaaaaaaaatagataagttgGAAGACCCTGCTCAATATTCGAGGCTGGGACTTGTT CCTAGACGAGCTGATCTGGACATGAACCAACATGTCAACAACGTCACCTACATTGGATGGGTTCTAGAG AGCGTGCCTCAAGAAATTATTGACTCCTACGAACTGCAAACGATCACGCTGGATTACAGGCGTGAGTGTCGGCATGACAATGTTGTCGATTCGCTCAGCAGTCATGAGCCAGATGAGAACTTGGAGGCCATCTCGCAGCTCAATGGAACCAACGGATCGGCAGCGTCTCCGGCCACAGTAGATTATCGCCAGTTTCTCCACTTACTCAGGTTGTCTGGTGACGGCCTAGAAATAAACCGTGGCCGCACCCAGTGGAGAAAGAAGCCTATGAGGTAA